The following nucleotide sequence is from Flavimarina sp. Hel_I_48.
AATTGTGGCACCAGATTAGAACTCAATTTTTCCAGATTTTCAGCACTTTTAGACCGTTTTTCTTCGATCTGAAAACTATAATTTTCTAGATTTTTTTCTTTTTCCTTATGGGAAATCCACTTATTCTGTAAGCTTTGTGTTTCAGTACGAACGTCAGTTCCACCATAAAGATTTTCAATTATTCGGCTCAGTTCTGTACCTTCTTCAATAATCTCCTTCATTTTTTGAAGAAGCGGAAGGGCGTTTGAAAGGGCTTCGTGATAGCGGTCCTCTTTTTCATAAAGTTCAAGGGTTTCCAGTTGATGTTCTTTAAGATCAACTTCCTGCAACCAGGAGGAAGAGTCTTTAAGTTCCCGGTCCTTCAACTGGGTATTTAGCGTCTTTTGCAGGGTTTTTAATTCAATTTCCTGTTTTTCGTATTTGCTATTTAAGGACGCCCTGTTCTTTTTTACATGTTCAAGTTCTGTTACCTGCTGAATGTTCTTTCTGTTCCAAAAAAGGAACTCTTTTTCGGCTTCTTCCAGCGCAATTTTGAGCTTATCGTTTTGTTCTGGAAGCTTGGTCGCATAAGGATGCTCAAGCGCGCCACAAAGTGGACAGGCTTCTCCTTCTTTCAAATGGTTTCTATGTTGTGTAAGACTGGCCTGCAAACGTTGATTCTGCCGTTGTGTTTCCAGTTTTTCCTGCTCTGCTTTGTAGCGGTCTTTTTTTGCAGTGGTAAGTTCTATTTCTTTCGGTAAGCTTTGTTCTTGTTTTTCAAGTTCCTCCTCCTCTTTGAGCGTATTTTTTAAGGCTGAGGCAGCGGTCTCTATTTTTTCCTGAAGGGAGAGCGAAGCGTTCAAAGATTTTATGGTATCTCGCAGGCGTTTTTTCTCATTTTCAGGACGTTTTAAATCTATTTCGCCAAGGTCGTTTTTTAACGTATTTAGGCTGTTTTCTGACTGTTTTAGCTGGTTTTCCAACTGAATACAGCTCTTGGAAATGTCTTTGTGAAGGTTAAAAGCTGTGTCCTTTATACTATTGTCAAACTGTTGTTTTAGGGCTTTATGCTCGCTGCGTTTCTCTTTTCGCTGCTGCTGAAGCTTCTCTACTTTTAAGGCAAATTCCTGGAGTGCAGCAACTGTATTTTCAGGTGTGGTTTGCTTTTTTATAAGTTTAAAAACTGCTGTTTGTAGCGCTTTCTTTTGTTCAGCAGCATTTTTTATTTCATTTTCGTTCTTTTTTTGTTCCGTAAGTAGTTCTTGCTGCGCTGTATTGAGCTGTTCCCAGTGTGTTATTTGCTGGGCAAAAGGTTCCAGTTTCTCGTGATTTTTGAGTAAAACACCTTGTTTTTCATCAAAAATGAGCAGTTTTTCCCTCTCCTTTTCCTGTTTTTCCTTTGTTTGAGCTATTTCCTTTTCTTGATTGGAAATGGATTCTTTTAAACTGATTTTTTTCTGAAGTTGCTCAATTTCCGTGGTTAAAGGAAGAATCGACTTTTCCCGCTCGGCAAGTTCCGTTTTATGTTCCTCGGCAAGTTTCGCGTCCAGCAGTTCTTCCGTTTTATTATTGATAATGATTTGCTGGTCTTTGATTTCCTGATTTTCAAGCTTGAACTTCTCAAAGGCCAATTGTCCCAGGCGGCGATAGATTCCCGTACCGGTTATTTTTTCCAATAGTTCGCCGCGTTCATCCCTTTTTGCCTGTAAGAATTGGGCAAATTCCCCTTGCGCCAGTAAAACCGATTTTATAAACTGACTGTAGCTTAAGCCTATGAGCTCTTCGTTTTTTGCTGGAACATCAGATTTTTTTAGGTCAAAAAGGGTTTCCGTATCTGCATTGAAAAGCGCCATTTCATAATCCCGCAGGTTGTCGTTTCGATTTGTGGAAATGCTCCATTGAGATATAAAATTCCCGTTTTTGCAGGAATAGGTGACGGCGGCACTTGCGTTCTTTTGGTTACGGGTCAGAAGGGCGCCTTTTGCAATAATTTCATTTCGCGTAATACGGCCCAGCCTGGGCACCTGGTTAAAAAGCGCAAGGGCAATCACGTCAAGAATGGTACTTTTTCCGCTGCCCGTGGGACCGGTAATGGCAAAGAGCGCATTTGTTTTAAACGGCTCTTTTGTAAAGTCAATTTCATGTTTTCCGCGCAGCGAATTGATATTCTCAAACGCAACTTTTAGAATCTTCATAAACTGTTGTCTTTTTGGGCGATTTCCAGCAGTTCATCAAAAGCGCTTATAATATCCTGTCTGGTGCTGTGGTCATAAGGATGCTCATCAATACGCTTTTCAAAAACGTCTTTAGGTTCAAGATCTTCCAGCTTCGCCACTTCTCCATACAACTGGGAAGCACTTTGCTGGCGCTCTATAAAAGTTGCACGGTGCTTTACGATCTCATATCCCGGTTTTGCAAAACCGGTAACCATATCGTCCAGATCAATAATTTTCGTGGCATCGTACTGTGCTTCTTTCAACTCAATTTCAATTAAAGAATCGAGTCCAGTATGTTCTTGAAGGGCGTCCAACTTTTTCCGCAGCGCTGTAAGGTCTCCGCTAATTTTCAGTAGTTTTCTAAAACTGGGAACGGCGATACTCTCGTGTTCCCATGATTTTTCAGTATCTAACACTAAAACGCGCTTTTCATCAGTACGTTCGCTAAAAGACAAAGGAAGTGGTGAACCGCTGTAAAAAGCCGGCACAAGCGCATTTACGCGTTGGGGTTTATGTATATGCCCCAGCGCGATATACTTGAAACAATCGCCAAATTGCGCCGCACTAAATGCCGCCTGGTTGCCCACCTGAATATCCCGCTCGCTTTCTGAGGGTTCAATGCCCGCTGTAAAGAGGTGCGCCATCGCAAGAATGGGAAGATCGGGATAGTGTTCTATAGCCAATTCTGCCACGTGCGCAAAAGTGTTCTTTATGCCTTCCCGTATTTGCTCCAGACGATCTTCATAACTATTGCCCACCGCTGTTTTTCTTAGATCAGCATCACGCAGATAAGGGAGTGCGGCAACAACTAATTCTAGCTTTTTATCTTTGTCATACACCGGAATCAGGCATTCTTCAATATTTTTAGGAATACCGCCCTGTACGTGCACATCTAAAGCTTTTAAAAGTTCTTTAGGTGCATTGAGCATATCTGGGGAGTCATGGTTGCCACCGGTTATTATAACGGTGCAGTTTAGACCGCGCAGCTGCATGAGCGTACGGTAATACTGCTGGCGCGCTTCCGAAGAAGGGTTCGCAAGATCAAAAACGTCCCCCGAAACCAGCAAAAGGGAAATATCCTGCTTTTTGATCACGTCATGAAGCCAAGCTGCGAACAAGTCAAAATCTTTGTAAAGATCGTGTTTGTGCAGCTTTTTGCCTATGTGCCAGTCTGCGGTATGGAGAATCTTCATAAAAAATTGAATGGTTTAAGGGCAAGTTACGAATAGCGCATAAATGCCAGAAACAGTTCTATGTTAATACCGAAAAACCAGTTTGAAAAAGGATGTAAAAACCTCTAAAAACGGTTAAAAAAAGACCGAAAACAGTTCGTTTATTTAGTTTTCTGGCAAATCATCTTCAATACGGTTTTCATCAAAGGCAGAGGGCAAAAGTTCTGGAATATAATGTATTAGCAAAGGAAGCAGGATCGTCCCTCCCGGCAATAGAAATATGGCCAATGAAGGAACGCTTTTACAAATGTCCAGCAATTGGTTTTTTACCATTTTTCGTTCTTCTTTACTCAAGTCCCTGTAGGTGGATTTTCCCAGGAGAAGCACCAAATCTTTGCTGTTGAGTATTTCTTTGTGCAGTCTTTTCCGGTTCCTTAAAATAAGCGTTCTCACGATACTACTGGTGTGGTCGTACAGATGCTTGAGCGGATGAGCAGTATTAAAATAAGGAATGACTGATTTGTGTTTATCAATAAAATCGGTCATATTTTCCCGAATTTGAGCTATGTTATCTGAAGAAAGCCCAAGATGTTGCGCCAGATGGAACATAAAATGATCTTCCTGAGTTTCTTTTGGAAAATTATTCCAGAAAACGAGACTCGTAATATCCAAAATATACCGTTTTTCGGTAATTTTTAAGATGTTTTTTAAGTGTAGGGACTCAAGATCTGCTACCTGTGTACTATGTAATTTATGATAGCGCAGCGATTTCTGAAAAAGTTGCAGCAAGAGCTTGTCCTGCTCGCCACTTTGATTTTTGTATTGAACCGCAAGGCAAATAGTGTTAAGGATCAGGAATTCAAAATCTGTCGCTTTCTTCCGCGGAGCGGTCCCTGAATCAAGAAATGCGTCAAAAGTTATGATATCGATATAAAGTAATGCATTCGTAAGGGATGCACTAAAATTTTTTCTAAGAACTGAATCGTTTGTTTTTAGCCTTTCATGAATGATTTTTTCAAGTCGTAAAGAAGAATTTTTTGTACTCTGGTGATATTTTAAAGGATTTGTACCGTTTCCTGAAAGCTGTTCGTAAAACGATAATGTGGTTTCTATAAAATTATCAAATGTGGGGAAGTAGTTTTTATAGGTGTAGGCCAGGGCGTCAAATAGATTGACCTTGGTTATTTCTTCAATGCTCCAGGTGTGTAAATACAGCGGTTGGGCGGTAAGGACTTCTACCGAAATGCCATAAATAAATCCTGTTTTCTTGGTGGCATCGTAGCAATTCGTGCTATTTTTTAAAGAAGTATTTTGAAGCAGCCGTAGCTGCTTTACACTCCACCCTGCGGAAGAAGGATTCATTTCTTAGAATTGAGTGCTCAATATAATTTATATTCTAGAATACAGCAATATTTTTAAAATACTATTTCGTTTTAAAATAGCTAAAAAATAGGCCATATATAACCAATTTTAGGTTTTTCGCCTCTTTTTTACATAACGGAAAACCAGGGTGTAAGAATTTACGTAAGTATAGTAGTTGTTAAGAATTATCAATCTGAATTATGATCTCTTGGGTAGTTGGAATTCAAGATTTCCCATTTTAAAATGGAAATTTAATTTATTGGTTGATTAGTTTTTTTGGATTTTTGTTAGTTGGAGAATCGCTCAATCTTGCATTGGGCGATTCTTTTTTTTTGCCCTGTTTAAAATTAAAACTTAGAATATCGCAAAATAGAATTGAATACACAAAAAAACTCCCGTTAAGGGAGTTTTTTTATAGGTATTTGATGTTTAGTTAACTCGAGATAGCACCCAGCGTATAGAGTTGCGCCATTGTAGGTGTTTTACTACCACCGGCAGGTTCAAGTGTTATCCCAAAAGCTTCAGAGTTATTAGGATTGTCAAGCTCAAATATTTTATTCTCGTCCTGATCAAAATTCTCAAGCAGTCCTATACTTGTGGGTGCCAGAGGGTTCATTTTTAAAGACCATACCTGGTACACCTTTCCTTCAGGAGGTTGGGGTAGGCCTTTTGCATCTATATACACTTTATTTCCCGCTTTGTTCCAGAGTACATTGGCATAGGATTGGGGCGCTACTTCCTGACCGGCCAATGGGATTTTAAGCGTATTGGTATCTCTGAATACATTAAGGATGTTCTGTGCATCATTGAGATCATTCTGCGTTTCTGTAAGCTTTGATTCTGCAGATTCACGTTCAGAAGATAAAACTACCCGCTGCGCATCGCTACGGTTCAGCTCTTCTCTAAGTTGACTGTTTTTAGACAACAAGGAGAAAAGACCAATGAGCAGGGCAATGGAAGCCGCCAAGCTTAAGTACATCAATACGCGCTGCCTCTTCACGGACTTTTCCTGCGGAATAGAGACCACCTTAGACCCTTTTTCACCCAATTTAGCCTTGATAGCGGCCAATAACTTTTCAGGATTGTAAGGCGCGGCTGCTATTCCCAGACTTTGAAGCGCTGATTCAATTTCTTCTACTTCAGAGCGTACTTCTTCATGCTCCCGCAGGGTTGCGGAAACTTCCCGACTTTCTTCTTCAGTTAGCGCACCGCAAACGTAAAGTTCAAGTATTCCTGATGATATATATTCTTGAATATTCATGATGATTATTATTCTGCTAGAATTTCCCTCAATTTATTTATACAAATCCTATTTCGGGTTTTAATTGTTCCCAGAGGCATTTTTAATTCTTCTGATGCATCCTTTTGCGTGTACCCTTTAAAGAAAAGAAGATCAATGATTTTTTTACAAATTGGCTCAAGTATATCAATATATTTTTGAATACCTATTGCATCAATTTTACTGGAAAAACTGCTTTTATGTTCAAGGATATCTACGAAATATTCGTGTGTGAGGTTTTTCTTTTTGTTCTTGTAGGCTTTGCTGCGTGTCTTATCAATAGCTGCATTTCTGGCTATATTGAGTAACCAGGTAAAAAACCTACCCTTTTTGTTGGAATAGGATTTTGCGTTGTCCCAAACTTTTATGAAGACATCCTGAAGGATTTCTTCTGAAGTTGCTTCATCGTGTACGACACTGTTAATAACACCGAAAATACTTTCTGAATACATCTCATATATTTTCTCAAAGGCTTTTTCATCCCTTTGCTGTAAACGTAGGATCAAATCATCTGGTTGCATATACTCTCCTTAAATCATTCATCCGATGAATTTAAACAAAAAAAAGCAGTCCGGAGACTGCTTTTCTTATAATAAAAACGCTTGTGTGTATCTTATTGAATAATACCACCACAGCTAACGCGTGCTCCTGCATCTCCACTAGGTTGTGAGGTAAAGTCATCTCCACCCTGGTGTACTATGATCCCTTTACCTATGATGTTCATATTAGGATCTTCACAGCCTACACACCATTCATCAGTTGTAAAAGTTACAGAGCCATTACCATCGGCGTCAGCTTCAAAATTGCCTATATCACCTTTGTGATAGCCTTCTGCATCTCCCCATTTGCCATGTTTTTCATTTGTTGGGTTCCAGTGTCCGCCGGCAGATGTACCGTCAGCTGCTGAACAGTCTGCATTCTCATGTAAGTGGATGGCGTGAGTTCCTGGCTCCAGACCAGTAAAATCGGCGGTCATGGTAATCTCATCATCATCTTGTTCAAACGTAACGGTTCCTTTAGCATTACTGTCGCTTTTGGATTCCATCATTACAGTCATTTCTTCTGATTCCATATCAGAGGACATCGCTTCTTCATCCATAGATGTTGAATCCATTTCGGTAGCATTCATTTCAGAATCATTACCCTTCTTATCATTTTTACAGGAAACAGTTCCCAGTGTGACTAAGGCTATAAGGATTAATGTGTAGTTTTTCATAGTATAGTGTTTTTGGTTAGAATATTGAGATAAATGTACTGTATAGAAAAGGTTTGCCCAAAGCAATTATTAATAGCTTAACATAAGGTAAAGTATCTTTAGAAGTCTTTAAGAAAATAGCTGCGCCAGGACTTGTAGTACGCAATTTTAAAGGGGGTAGTTAGTCTGTTTTAGAATTAATCCGATACAATCTGATTTGAAGGTTACCTCAAATGGATACCAGGCATCTTCTATTGCTCTACGATACGTTTTATGACCCGCAACCTATGCGTGTGCAAACGGCGGTCCACATTATATATTCCCGTATGGTCAATACGGTCAATGCGTACTTCCCCATGACAATGAACTATATGATTTTCGGGCATCATGATGCCCACATGGATAATTGCCCCTTCGGTATTGTCAAAAAAAGCGAGATCGCCCGGTTCACTTTCTTCTATAAAACTAAGGGCTTCACCTTGCTGCGCTTGTTGGGAAGCATCGCGTAACAAATGATACCCATTTAGTTTATAAACCATTTGCGTAAAACCGCTACAGTCTAGTCCAAAGGGTGTGCGGCCTCCCCATAGGTATGGACTTTTAAGATAGAGTAGGGCGGTATCAAGAAATTGATTTTTTGGTTTTTTCCCATACGTGCTGGATCCGCTATAAAAGCCTTCGATCAACTTAATATTAGTAAGCAATGCGCCCATGGGAATACAAAGAATATTATTTTTTGCATCTGTGATCATTTGTATCAGATCTGCGGCGTACACTTCCCTGTTACTGGTACAATCCTC
It contains:
- a CDS encoding AAA family ATPase, with protein sequence MKILKVAFENINSLRGKHEIDFTKEPFKTNALFAITGPTGSGKSTILDVIALALFNQVPRLGRITRNEIIAKGALLTRNQKNASAAVTYSCKNGNFISQWSISTNRNDNLRDYEMALFNADTETLFDLKKSDVPAKNEELIGLSYSQFIKSVLLAQGEFAQFLQAKRDERGELLEKITGTGIYRRLGQLAFEKFKLENQEIKDQQIIINNKTEELLDAKLAEEHKTELAEREKSILPLTTEIEQLQKKISLKESISNQEKEIAQTKEKQEKEREKLLIFDEKQGVLLKNHEKLEPFAQQITHWEQLNTAQQELLTEQKKNENEIKNAAEQKKALQTAVFKLIKKQTTPENTVAALQEFALKVEKLQQQRKEKRSEHKALKQQFDNSIKDTAFNLHKDISKSCIQLENQLKQSENSLNTLKNDLGEIDLKRPENEKKRLRDTIKSLNASLSLQEKIETAASALKNTLKEEEELEKQEQSLPKEIELTTAKKDRYKAEQEKLETQRQNQRLQASLTQHRNHLKEGEACPLCGALEHPYATKLPEQNDKLKIALEEAEKEFLFWNRKNIQQVTELEHVKKNRASLNSKYEKQEIELKTLQKTLNTQLKDRELKDSSSWLQEVDLKEHQLETLELYEKEDRYHEALSNALPLLQKMKEIIEEGTELSRIIENLYGGTDVRTETQSLQNKWISHKEKEKNLENYSFQIEEKRSKSAENLEKLSSNLVPQLQNLGFETISTARNNVLEHSNYAALRSERANLILQIANQKSTLETLEKQLDQYQKEDITSSKEELMDKLGKTKIELEDLREKCENLKYLLKNDEDRLQIISNLKEKISRKEKENMRWRLLNELIGDANGKKFNEFAQHLTLTQLLRLANTRLKDLSDRYRLDTPMDEEDDSLVTIDEHMGGQRRSVKTLSGGETFILSLSMALALSDLASRNVEINSLFIDEGFGTLDPETLDQTLDTLERLQASSSKTIGIISHVDSLKERIATQIQLKRNGQGYSSLKII
- a CDS encoding exonuclease SbcCD subunit D C-terminal domain-containing protein, whose amino-acid sequence is MKILHTADWHIGKKLHKHDLYKDFDLFAAWLHDVIKKQDISLLLVSGDVFDLANPSSEARQQYYRTLMQLRGLNCTVIITGGNHDSPDMLNAPKELLKALDVHVQGGIPKNIEECLIPVYDKDKKLELVVAALPYLRDADLRKTAVGNSYEDRLEQIREGIKNTFAHVAELAIEHYPDLPILAMAHLFTAGIEPSESERDIQVGNQAAFSAAQFGDCFKYIALGHIHKPQRVNALVPAFYSGSPLPLSFSERTDEKRVLVLDTEKSWEHESIAVPSFRKLLKISGDLTALRKKLDALQEHTGLDSLIEIELKEAQYDATKIIDLDDMVTGFAKPGYEIVKHRATFIERQQSASQLYGEVAKLEDLEPKDVFEKRIDEHPYDHSTRQDIISAFDELLEIAQKDNSL
- a CDS encoding LETM1-related biofilm-associated protein; this translates as MNPSSAGWSVKQLRLLQNTSLKNSTNCYDATKKTGFIYGISVEVLTAQPLYLHTWSIEEITKVNLFDALAYTYKNYFPTFDNFIETTLSFYEQLSGNGTNPLKYHQSTKNSSLRLEKIIHERLKTNDSVLRKNFSASLTNALLYIDIITFDAFLDSGTAPRKKATDFEFLILNTICLAVQYKNQSGEQDKLLLQLFQKSLRYHKLHSTQVADLESLHLKNILKITEKRYILDITSLVFWNNFPKETQEDHFMFHLAQHLGLSSDNIAQIRENMTDFIDKHKSVIPYFNTAHPLKHLYDHTSSIVRTLILRNRKRLHKEILNSKDLVLLLGKSTYRDLSKEERKMVKNQLLDICKSVPSLAIFLLPGGTILLPLLIHYIPELLPSAFDENRIEDDLPEN
- a CDS encoding anti-sigma factor domain-containing protein, whose product is MNIQEYISSGILELYVCGALTEEESREVSATLREHEEVRSEVEEIESALQSLGIAAAPYNPEKLLAAIKAKLGEKGSKVVSIPQEKSVKRQRVLMYLSLAASIALLIGLFSLLSKNSQLREELNRSDAQRVVLSSERESAESKLTETQNDLNDAQNILNVFRDTNTLKIPLAGQEVAPQSYANVLWNKAGNKVYIDAKGLPQPPEGKVYQVWSLKMNPLAPTSIGLLENFDQDENKIFELDNPNNSEAFGITLEPAGGSKTPTMAQLYTLGAISS
- a CDS encoding RNA polymerase sigma factor, translating into MQPDDLILRLQQRDEKAFEKIYEMYSESIFGVINSVVHDEATSEEILQDVFIKVWDNAKSYSNKKGRFFTWLLNIARNAAIDKTRSKAYKNKKKNLTHEYFVDILEHKSSFSSKIDAIGIQKYIDILEPICKKIIDLLFFKGYTQKDASEELKMPLGTIKTRNRICINKLREILAE
- a CDS encoding superoxide dismutase family protein; translated protein: MKNYTLILIALVTLGTVSCKNDKKGNDSEMNATEMDSTSMDEEAMSSDMESEEMTVMMESKSDSNAKGTVTFEQDDDEITMTADFTGLEPGTHAIHLHENADCSAADGTSAGGHWNPTNEKHGKWGDAEGYHKGDIGNFEADADGNGSVTFTTDEWCVGCEDPNMNIIGKGIIVHQGGDDFTSQPSGDAGARVSCGGIIQ
- a CDS encoding C40 family peptidase — its product is MNYGICPLSIVPMRRETADSSEMINQVLYGEYFKVLEIRKKWSLIRLAHDNYEGWIDNKQYFEISAEEYEDCTSNREVYAADLIQMITDAKNNILCIPMGALLTNIKLIEGFYSGSSTYGKKPKNQFLDTALLYLKSPYLWGGRTPFGLDCSGFTQMVYKLNGYHLLRDASQQAQQGEALSFIEESEPGDLAFFDNTEGAIIHVGIMMPENHIVHCHGEVRIDRIDHTGIYNVDRRLHTHRLRVIKRIVEQ